TTTACTTTTCCGTCTCCACAAGACCTTTGACGAAGAGCTTCTGCATCACGATGATGACAAGCACGGGCGGCAGCATCGACAGGACGGCTGCGGCCATCACGTAGTTCCAGTAGGGCAGGCCATCGGCCACGTCGGCCATGCGCTTGATGGCCATCACGATCGTGTAGTAGCCGGTGTCGGTGGTCACCAGCAGCGGCCAGAGATACTGGTTCCAGCCGTAGATGAAGAGAATGACGAAGAGGGCGGCGATGTTCGTCTGCGACAAGGGCAGCAGGATGTCGCGGAAGAACTTCATCGGCCCCGCCCCGTCGACGCGGGCGGCTTCCAGCAGCTCGTCCGGCACCGTCAGGAAGAACTGGCGGAACAGGAAGGTCGCGGTGGCCGAGGCCAGCAGCGGCACGGTCAGGCCGAGATAGCTGTTCAGCATGCCCAGATCCGCGACCACCTTGAAGGTCGGCAGGATGCGCACCTCGACCGGCAGCATCAGGGTGATGAAGATCATCCAGAAGAAGAACTGCCGGAACGGGAAGCGGAAATAGACGATCGCGAAGGCCGAGAGGATCGAGATCGCGATCTTGCCGGTGGCGATGATCAGCGCCATCACCAGGGAATTCAGCATCATCGGCCCTAGCGGCGGGGCGCCGGAGGTGGAGGCGCCCGTCGTCAGCAGCTCCCAGTAGGTCTGCAGGGCATGCGGGCCGGGCACGAGCGGGATCAGGCCCGACATGAACTCGTCGGGGGCCCGCGTCGAGGCAATCAGCGCCACATAGACCGGAAACGCGACCGCGATGACCCCGAGGATCAGGACCAGGTGGGCAAGGGCAGTGAGCCAGGGTTTGTTTTCGACCATGACGGGCTTGTCCTAGTAGGCCACGCGCCGCTCGACATAGCGGAACTGGATGAAGGTAAGGACGATGACGATCGCCATCAGGATGACCGACTGGGCCGCCGACGACCCGAGGTTCAGGCCGATGAAGCCGTCCGAATACACCTTGTAGACCAGGATGTTGGTCGACTGGGCCGGGCCACCTTCGGTGGTGGCATGGATGATGCCGAAGGTGTCGAACATGGCATAGACGACGTTGACGACCATCAGGAAGAACGAGGTCGGCGACAGGAGCGGCAAGGTGATCGTAAAGAAGCGCTTGAACGGCCCGGCCCCGTCGATCGCTGCCGCCTCTTTCAGCGACATCGGGATCGACTGCAGGCCGGCGAGGAAGAAGATGAAATTGTAGGAGATCTGCTTCCAGCTCGCGGCGATGATCACCAGGATCATGGCGTCGGTGCTGTTGAGGGAGTGATCCCAGTCATATCCCACCATTTCCATCATGTAGGGCAGGATGCCGATGGTCGGGTTGAACAGGAACCACCAGAGGACGCCGGCAATGGCCGGGGCAACGGCATAGGGCCACAGCAGCAACGTCGTGTAGGCGCTTGCCCCGCGGATGAGGCGGTCGACCGCAACGGCAAGGGCAAGGGCGACGCCGAGCGACAGCACTGCCACGCAGACCGAGAACACGGCCGTCACCTGCAGCGAGCTCATGTAGTTGGGATCGGAGAGCAGCGCCGTGTAGTTCGCCAGACCGACGAAGGTGGTCTTGAAGCCGAAGGCATCCTCGCGGAGGAACGATTGCCAGATTGCCTGTCCGGCCGGCCAGAAGAAGAACACGCTCGTGATCGCGAGCTGAGGCGCCAGCAGGAGATAGGGCAGGGCCTTGTTGGGGAAGATCGTGCGTTTGGTTTGCATGCTGGACACCCGGTCGCGCGGCGAACAGAAAGACCCACGCCCCGGTGGCCAGACTGGCCGACCGGGACGCGGGCATCTTGGATCCGGACGGATCAGTTGGCGTTGGCCGCCTCGAATTCGCGCAGCAGGGCGTTGCCGCGCTTGACCAGGTCGTTCAGGGCCACGTCGGCGGTCTTGGCACCGCTCAGGACCTGCTGGAACTCCTCGTCGATGATGTCACGGATCTGGACATAGCTGCCGAAGCGCAGGCCCTTGGAGTTGGCCGTCGGAGCGTTCAGCGTGATCTGCTTGATCGAGACGTCGGCACCCGGGTTCTTCTCGTAGAAGCCCTGCTGCTTGCTCAGCTCATAGGCCGCCTGGGTGATCGGCAGGTAGCCGGTGTCCTGGTGCCACTGTGCCTGCACTTCCGGCGACGACAGGTAGGAGAAGAAGTCGGCAACGCCCTTGTACTCGGCGTCCGCCTTGCCCTGCAGCACCCAGAGGGTGGCGCCGCCGATGATGGAGTTCTGCGGCTTCACGTCGGCGTAGTGCGGCAGCATGGAGATGCCGACCTCGAAGTCCTTGGCGTTGGCCAGAACGCCCGCGCGCGAGGCGGAGGAGTTCATGTACATGGCGCATTCCTGCGAGTAGAACTTCGGGGGAGCGTCGTTGCCGCCACCCTTGCCGCCATACTGGAAGATGCCGGCGTCCTGCCAGGTCTTCAGGTTGCCCCAGTGCTTGGCAACGAGCGGGTTGTTGAAGGTCAGTTCGGTCTTCAGGCCGCCGAAGCCGTTCTCCAGCGTGCCGATCTGCTGGTTGTGCCAGGCCGAGAAGTTTTCGGTCTGGACCCAGGACACCCAGCCCGTGGTGAAGCCGCACTTCGCCGCGCCCGACTCCATGATCTTCTTGGAGAAGGCTTCAACGTCTTCCCAGGTCTTCGGCGGGGTGTTCGGATCAAGGCCGGCCTTGGTGAAGACGTTCTTGTTGTAATACATCACCGGCGTGGACGAGTTGAACGGCATGGAGAGCATGTTGCCCTCGGTGTCCGTGTAATAGCCCACGACGGACGGCAGGAAGGCCTTCGGGTCGAAGTCTTCACCGGCGTCCTTCATCAGCTGGTAGACCGGATAGACGGCGCCCTTGGCGGCCATCATGGTGCCGGTGCCGACCTCGAAGACCTGGACGATGTGCGGCTGCTGGCCGGCACGGAACGCGGCAATGGCCGCCGTCAGGGTTTCGGCGTAGGAGCCCTTGTAGACGGGCACGATCTTGTAGTCGCTCTGCGACGCGTTGTACGCGTTGGCGACGCCTTCCAGCTTCGCGCCGAGCTCGCCACCCATGGCATGCCACCAGGTGATTTCGGTCGCGGCGAAGGCGAAGGTCGAGGTGCCTGCCAGCGTCGCGGCGGCGACGAGGCTGGCCATGAGATGCCGAGTAGCCATTGTGTTTCCTGCTCCCAGTTGAGGGGCCGTCTGGCCCGGACAGCGCTTGGAACCGTCTGCCGGGCCGGCAAATGTGCCGGCTGGCGTGTCCCTGCGCTGCTTATTGTTTTCATATGAACGGCGCATGTCGTTCATATGAAAGTTGTACGACAGTTCGATGACGTCGACAATGCCCCCGCAGCGTCCCGGGTACGGTGCGACGCAGCAAGAACCTGCCATTCCGTGTAAATCCGGGCGCGGTTCGACGATGTTTCATCCCGTTCCACGAAATTCCATTGTAACCGCCCTGTAACAATCGGCCCTGCAGGCCGGCTTTGCATGCCGGTGACACGGGAAGGGGCTGGTGACGCGACTGTCGTCGAATATTCGTCACGACGACATCACGCGTTCATATGAAAACACTACGCAGTCGTCGCCCATCGAGCCGTCCGGTCTGGCCGCGCTGCGACAGGCTGCGCGCCTCCGGGCGCGCGTCAGCCCATTCCAATCAGGGAGTGTTCCATGTCTTTCCGCAAGTTCGTCGCCGGTACCGTTGCCGCGGCTGCCCTCGCCGGGTTCTCTGCCCCCGCCTTCGCCGCAACCCAGATCAGCTTTTGGCACGGCATGGGTGGCCGGAACGGCGAGATCCTGAACGAGCTGGCGACCAAGTTCAACGCGGCCCAGTCGGCCTGCGTCCTGACGCCGGTCTCCAAGGGCAACTACGAAGAGGCCCTGGCCTCCGGCATCGCGGCCTTCCGCTCGGGCCAGCAGCCGAACGTGCTGCAGGTGTTTGACGCCGGCGCGGCCACCATCATCAACGCCAAGGGCGCGACCGTTGCCGCGGAAGACCTGCTGCGCGAGGCCGGCTACCCGTTCAAGGCGGACGACTACATTCAGGGCGTGCGCTACTTCTACGCCGATGCGGCCGGCAAGTTCGTCGGCATGCCGCTCTCCTCGTCCGCGCCGATCATGTACTACAACGTCGATGCGCTGAAGAAGGCCGGCGTCGAGGCCCCGAAGACCTGGGAAGAGTTCGAGGCGATTGCCCCGAAGCTGAAGGATGCCGGCTTCATCCCGCTGGTCCAGTCGCACCTGCCGTGGCAGATGGTCGAGAACTTCCATTCCCGCAACAACCTGCCGTTTGCCACCAACAGCAACGGCTTCAGCGGCGTGGAAGGCACCAAGATCCTCGTCAACACCCCCGAACAGCGCAAGATGTTTGAAAAGCTCGTGGCCTGGAAGGACCAGGGCCTGTTCGGCTTCTTCGGCGCCGGCTGGAACGAGAACCAGAAGCCGTTCGAGGAAGGCAAGGTCGCTCTCTGGATCGGCTCGTCGGGCTCCTTCGGCGGCCTGCAGAAGACCGCGACCATGCCGTTCGGCGCGACGTTCCTGCCCTACTGGGAAGGCATCAAGGGCGCCGGCACCAACTCCTTCATCGGCGGCGCTGCCCTGTTCGCCATGGCCGGCAAGCCGGCCGCGGAGAACAAGTGCACGGCCGACTTCTTCCACTTCCTGAGCTCGCCGGACATCCAGTACTGGTACCACAAGACCTCCGGTTACGTGCCGATCACCTCGGCCGCCTACGAGCTGGCCAAGAAGGACGGCTACTACCAGCAGACGCCGGCCGCGGAAGTCGGCATCAAGCAGCTGATGCTGCCGGGCGGCGAGTGGTCGAAGGGCTACCGCATGGGCTTCTACCCGCAGATCCGCGACGTCATGAACCGCGAATTCGGCAAGGTCTTCTCCGGCCAGACCAAGGTCGAGGACGCCTTCAAGACGATCGAGGACGAGGCCAACCAGATCCTCGCCCGCTTCGCCAAGACCGCCGGCTGATCTGATCCTGCCAGTGAGACAACGGCCGGGCCATGCCCGGCCGTTCGACCTGCCGAGTAACCTACCCCCGTCATCCCGGCCAAGCCGAGCGAAAGCGAAGCGACGAGCCGGGATCCAGATGTCAGCCGCGCGAAGCGCGACGGACCCGATCAAGCGCATGCTTTTTGCGTTGCATTGTCTTTGGGTTCGCGTGCGCTCGCACTGACGCGCTGGATTCCGGATCTGCGGTTCGCTGAACGCTCACCTTGTCCGGAATGACGGAAACCGAGCGAAACTCGGGGGGATCATGCTGAACGCCGGGCCATGCCCGGCCGTTCATCCTGTCGTCCGTTCCGCGTCCTGCCGGCCCACCGGGTCCAGGACGCCCGCCAGATCCGCGAGCAAGCCCATGAAGCGCGCCCAGTTCTCCTCGCCGCTGCTGCCCTACCTTCTGCTTGCGCCGCAGCTGGTGATCATCTTCATCTTCTTCTACTGGCCCTCCGCCCAGGCGATCCAGTCCTCCTTCTACATCGAGGACCCGTTCGGCTTCGGCGCGACCTTCGTGGGCCTGGAAAACTACGCGATGGTGCTGGGATCGGCGGAATATCTGCGCATTGCCCGGTTCACTGTCTTCTACACGCTGATCG
The sequence above is drawn from the Pannonibacter sp. XCT-53 genome and encodes:
- the ugpB gene encoding sn-glycerol-3-phosphate ABC transporter substrate-binding protein UgpB, which codes for MASLVAAATLAGTSTFAFAATEITWWHAMGGELGAKLEGVANAYNASQSDYKIVPVYKGSYAETLTAAIAAFRAGQQPHIVQVFEVGTGTMMAAKGAVYPVYQLMKDAGEDFDPKAFLPSVVGYYTDTEGNMLSMPFNSSTPVMYYNKNVFTKAGLDPNTPPKTWEDVEAFSKKIMESGAAKCGFTTGWVSWVQTENFSAWHNQQIGTLENGFGGLKTELTFNNPLVAKHWGNLKTWQDAGIFQYGGKGGGNDAPPKFYSQECAMYMNSSASRAGVLANAKDFEVGISMLPHYADVKPQNSIIGGATLWVLQGKADAEYKGVADFFSYLSSPEVQAQWHQDTGYLPITQAAYELSKQQGFYEKNPGADVSIKQITLNAPTANSKGLRFGSYVQIRDIIDEEFQQVLSGAKTADVALNDLVKRGNALLREFEAANAN
- a CDS encoding extracellular solute-binding protein — protein: MSFRKFVAGTVAAAALAGFSAPAFAATQISFWHGMGGRNGEILNELATKFNAAQSACVLTPVSKGNYEEALASGIAAFRSGQQPNVLQVFDAGAATIINAKGATVAAEDLLREAGYPFKADDYIQGVRYFYADAAGKFVGMPLSSSAPIMYYNVDALKKAGVEAPKTWEEFEAIAPKLKDAGFIPLVQSHLPWQMVENFHSRNNLPFATNSNGFSGVEGTKILVNTPEQRKMFEKLVAWKDQGLFGFFGAGWNENQKPFEEGKVALWIGSSGSFGGLQKTATMPFGATFLPYWEGIKGAGTNSFIGGAALFAMAGKPAAENKCTADFFHFLSSPDIQYWYHKTSGYVPITSAAYELAKKDGYYQQTPAAEVGIKQLMLPGGEWSKGYRMGFYPQIRDVMNREFGKVFSGQTKVEDAFKTIEDEANQILARFAKTAG
- the ugpA gene encoding sn-glycerol-3-phosphate ABC transporter permease UgpA produces the protein MQTKRTIFPNKALPYLLLAPQLAITSVFFFWPAGQAIWQSFLREDAFGFKTTFVGLANYTALLSDPNYMSSLQVTAVFSVCVAVLSLGVALALAVAVDRLIRGASAYTTLLLWPYAVAPAIAGVLWWFLFNPTIGILPYMMEMVGYDWDHSLNSTDAMILVIIAASWKQISYNFIFFLAGLQSIPMSLKEAAAIDGAGPFKRFFTITLPLLSPTSFFLMVVNVVYAMFDTFGIIHATTEGGPAQSTNILVYKVYSDGFIGLNLGSSAAQSVILMAIVIVLTFIQFRYVERRVAY
- the ugpE gene encoding sn-glycerol-3-phosphate ABC transporter permease UgpE, whose amino-acid sequence is MVENKPWLTALAHLVLILGVIAVAFPVYVALIASTRAPDEFMSGLIPLVPGPHALQTYWELLTTGASTSGAPPLGPMMLNSLVMALIIATGKIAISILSAFAIVYFRFPFRQFFFWMIFITLMLPVEVRILPTFKVVADLGMLNSYLGLTVPLLASATATFLFRQFFLTVPDELLEAARVDGAGPMKFFRDILLPLSQTNIAALFVILFIYGWNQYLWPLLVTTDTGYYTIVMAIKRMADVADGLPYWNYVMAAAVLSMLPPVLVIIVMQKLFVKGLVETEK